In Streptococcus parasuis, the following proteins share a genomic window:
- the rfbD gene encoding dTDP-4-dehydrorhamnose reductase — MILITGANGQLGTELRYLLDERGVEYVAADVAEMDITDAEKVDAFFAEVKPSVVYHCAAYTAVDMAEDEGKELNYKINVTGSENVAKAAAKYGATLVYISTDYVFNGELPVGQEWQVDDQPDPQSEYGRTKRLGEEAVEKFADKFYTVRTAWVFGNYGKNFVFTMQNLAETRDTLTVVNDQHGRPTWTRTLAEFMVYLVDTKQAFGYYHLSNDAAEDTTWFDFATEILKDTNTKVLPVDSSQFPAKAKRPFNSTMSLDKAKATGFVIPTWQEALEEFYKQGKK; from the coding sequence ATGATATTAATTACAGGTGCAAATGGTCAGTTGGGTACAGAATTGCGTTACTTATTAGATGAACGTGGTGTTGAGTATGTGGCTGCCGATGTAGCAGAAATGGACATCACGGATGCGGAAAAGGTTGATGCCTTCTTTGCAGAAGTAAAACCAAGTGTTGTTTACCACTGTGCAGCCTATACAGCTGTTGATATGGCTGAAGATGAAGGAAAGGAGCTTAACTACAAAATTAATGTAACAGGCTCAGAAAATGTTGCCAAGGCAGCAGCTAAATACGGTGCGACCCTTGTCTATATCTCAACAGACTATGTCTTCAACGGTGAGTTGCCAGTCGGTCAAGAATGGCAAGTAGATGACCAACCAGATCCGCAATCTGAATACGGTCGTACCAAGCGTTTGGGTGAAGAAGCGGTTGAAAAGTTCGCAGACAAGTTCTATACTGTTCGTACGGCGTGGGTCTTTGGTAACTATGGCAAAAACTTTGTCTTCACCATGCAAAATCTTGCGGAAACTCGAGACACATTAACAGTAGTCAATGACCAACACGGTCGTCCAACCTGGACACGTACACTTGCGGAATTCATGGTATACTTAGTGGATACTAAGCAAGCATTTGGCTACTACCATTTGTCAAACGATGCAGCAGAAGATACGACTTGGTTTGACTTTGCGACAGAGATCCTCAAGGATACCAACACTAAGGTATTACCAGTGGACTCTAGCCAGTTCCCGGCCAAGGCTAAGCGTCCTTTCAACTCAACCATGAGCTTGGATAAGGCAAAGGCGACAGGATTTGTCATCCCGACATGGCAAGAAGCCTTGGAAGAGTTTTATAAGCAAGGGAAGAAATAG